In the Henningerozyma blattae CBS 6284 chromosome 8, complete genome genome, one interval contains:
- the UTP10 gene encoding snoRNA-binding rRNA-processing protein UTP10 (similar to Saccharomyces cerevisiae UTP10 (YJL109C); ancestral locus Anc_1.253): protein MSLRDQLNQIAEANATVALDRKVRQKLYSTSLIYNPKTAATQDLEFIFEAATAALDELIELDPKFEIFTRSIFSESSMSIDRNVQTKEENKNLDNAINGYLMLASSKWHLTPTLHATEWLVRRFQIHIRNAEPLLLSTLNYYQSSVFKRILNIVKLPPLFNPLSSFVKAENRPSNLTIIKLFNDMDFLKLYANYLNKSIKHKATYTNQLLFVSCSFLNLIAFNSNNEDKLNLLVPILLEISAKLLASDSADNQIAANTILSVFASALPLNKNIILAATETILANLHMETVKKSSLITIFKLFQTLKGSGNVDHLPIKLYNLFDKKLEFDYVLQYVENPNTPSCDKFISSYIRTIIRSDHTKLNLLVKLMKNLAKPLQKYEIRLIITDLIHLSEVIGDKSNLIEIFEYLVKTNENLVLKCLKALNMDGDLFELRLTTSLFTKHDDTNETTTITKDIAKEKIAGKNDSLVPFKEFLDKNSNHIFTHEVSLFSQPDEVYSKLLSLFIEAIGNGYQSGLFLSSFFTTLHARLTFLLRVLISPAAPVTLRSITLTNISKYINSVDKDSNVFTLVPCLICALNDISKNVRIGVKKILTQIAKRPSSKHYFIADKIYGDNVKFPLLSPKDSESWLKYFLNEYLIEDYDISHLLVPKNNENVFLLFWANQALVIPLPFAKTMLLNNICKASKSTSTYSSIFEDFISNYLDKRSEWELKCQNNKTDFGAFEKAIIDLFAPKEKNEFMINFSISALKSEHESLASIVAEKIITVFQTLKSHFKNKIIREILEDSLNPEQSYDAIGTLQSLPLDADGFTSILNENRLSTQSDISTTFKRRRRSSSTNKAAFQKEQVSKMAELHLRKLTIILEALDRSNTIIGTETLLSTLLSVLSDLETLDLDGGLPVLYCQETLSSCMINCIHSLKNSGAKKLSNARADILVSAIRNSSSTQVQNKLLLVVGELASLDTETVLHSVMPIFTFMGAHSIRQDDEFTTQVVTRTIETVIPALLDGNKSNISDEIEFLLISFTTALQHVPKHRRVNLYFTLIKSLNATKAIAPFLFLISQHFSTNTNTFKLAEAKTIVEFTRSFLTKFDVTDQLNGICKYFEIYKTLIEAQKNVDLKSSLENRALFTNGILNIPTNEFTSLLQNGFDFINKVIQENESDYYDVRGSLKLRIYSVLLDSKLTSDSVTSMKNIFSSLLESILKFINKASTLFTFDALTDEEDSYSDNENRDTKDDIKRTLYNILGNILNLLPIEEFTSSVLPLLSSIDNIDMRYHLTLVISNKFEYENEDAVPSAKVTITKLLERISLESENVNIQQVSLNTISSLISKFDGKIELPLVNDVLSMGIKGLATDKPEIIISSLTAITNCVQQLGVKIISFYPKIVPQSLQIFAKLEKDQNAYLREQQQLAILLMLASMIRKLPSFLQSNLYDLMKVIFLSDEVNTPIRLSIISLIAENMDLKEVLKVLNKIWNAILSDSTDSTSISLFLSMLESTVESIDKKSATIQSPVFFKLLLALFEYRSKSSFDTNTISRIESTVHQIVNIYVLKLNDKVFRPLFAILVRWAFDGEGVINTNITEIERLTAFYRFFYNLQDNLKGIITSYFTYILEPTKQLLDRFVNNTTDDINLRRLTLMSVTSSFKYDKDEYWKSTSRFELISKSLIDQLSNIEQSIGKYLVKAISSLATNNNGVEGHNKIMHKLLVDHMKATCSSNEKLWAVRCFKMIYTRVGESWLPLLPQLVPTIAELLEDDNEEVEHEVRTGLVKVVENVLGEPFSRYLD, encoded by the coding sequence ATGTCTTTAAGAGATCAGTTAAATCAAATTGCTGAGGCTAATGCTACAGTAGCATTAGACAGAAAAGTAAGACAGAAATTATATTCCACTTCTTTGATCTATAACCCTAAAACAGCTGCTACTCAAGACTTGGAATTCATCTTCGAAGCTGCCACAGCGGCTCTAGACgaattaatagaattagATCCAAagtttgaaattttcacAAGATCCATTTTTTCTGAATCTTCAATGTCTATAGATAGAAACGTTCAGacaaaagaagaaaataaaaatttggaCAACGCTATCAACGGTTATTTAATGTTAGCATCATCCAAATGGCATTTAACTCCAACTTTACATGCTACTGAATGGTTAGTTCGTCGTTTCCAAATTCATATCCGCAATGCTGAACCTCTTTTACTATCCactttaaattattaccaaaGCTCCGTCTTTAAgagaattttaaatatcGTGAAATTACCTCCTCTATTTAATCCATTATCATCTTTTGTTAAAGCTGAAAATAGACCAAGTAATTTgacaattattaaattatttaacgATATGgatttcttaaaattatacgcaaattatttaaataaatcaatcaaACACAAGGCAACTTAtacaaatcaattattatttgtatctTGCAgctttttaaatttgattgcattcaattcaaataatgagGACAAATTAAACCTTTTGGTACCAATCTTACTAGAAATATCTGCAAAATTATTAGCTTCTGACTCCGCTGATAATCAAATTGCGGCCAATACAATCCTATCAGTTTTTGCATCTGCTTTACcgttaaataaaaatattattttggcTGCCACTGAAACCATTTTAGCCAATTTACATATGGAAACAGTGAAAAAATCTTCTTTAATTACTATCTTCAAATTATTCCAAACTTTAAAAGGCAGTGGTAATGTTGATCATTTACCTATTAAATTGTATAATTTATTCGATAAAAAACTTGAGTTTGATTATGTTTTACAATATGTAGAAAATCCAAACACTCCAAGTTgtgataaatttattagctCGTATATTAGGACAATTATTAGATCCGACCACACCAAGTTGAATTTATTAGttaaattaatgaaaaatttagcAAAACCTTtacaaaaatatgaaattagATTAATCATCACTGATTTGATCCATTTATCAGAAGTTATAGGAGataaatctaatttaattgaaatttttgagTACCTAGTTAAAACCAATGAAAATTTAGTTTTGAAATGTTTAAAGGCATTAAATATGGATGGCGATTTGTTCGAACTTAGATTGACTACTTCATTATTTACTAAGCATGATGATACGAATGAAACTAcaacaattacaaaagaTATTGCAAAGGAAAAAATTGCAGGTAAGAATGATTCATTAGTAccatttaaagaatttttggATAAGAATTCAAACCATATTTTCACTCATGaagtttcattattttcacaACCAGATGAAGTTTATTCCAAGTTGTTATCTCTATTTATTGAAGCTATTGGTAACGGTTACCAATCTGGGTTATTCTTGTCTTCATTTTTCACAACTCTACATGCAAGATTAACATTCTTGTTAAGAGTATTAATTTCACCTGCAGCACCTGTTACATTACGTTCAATAACTTTAACAAATATCTCTAAATACATCAATTCTGTTGATAAAGATTCAAACGTTTTCACGTTGGTTCCTTGTTTAATCTGTGcattaaatgatatttctaaaaatgtTCGAATTGGtgtaaagaaaattttaactCAAATTGCAAAGAGACCTTCATCAAAGCATTATTTTATTGCTGATAAAATTTATGGTGATAATGTTAAATTTCCATTATTAAGCCCCAAGGATTCTGAATCTTGGCTAAAGTACTTCTTAAACGAATATTTGATCGAAGATTATGACATATCTCATTTATTAGTTCCAAAAAACAATgaaaatgtgtttttattattttgggCTAATCAAGCCCTTGTAATTCCACTACCATTTGCTAAAACAATGTTGTTAAATAACATCTGTAAAGCTTCCAAATCTACTTCTACGTACTCAtcaatttttgaagattttaTTTCCAATTATTTAGATAAGAGATCAGAATGGGAATTGAAATgccaaaataataaaacagaTTTCGGTGCTTTTGAAAAAGCTATCATTGACTTATTTGCtccaaaagaaaagaaCGAATTTATGATCaatttttccatttcaGCTTTAAAATCAGAACATGAATCATTAGCTTCAATTGTAgctgaaaaaataataacggTATTCCAAACCTTAAAATCTCAttttaagaataaaatcattagaGAGATATTAGAAGATAGTTTAAACCCTGAACAAAGTTATGATGCAATCGGTACTTTACAATCTTTACCATTAGATGCTGATGGATTCACATCAATTCTAAATGAAAACAGACTATCTACTCAGTCAGACATCTCTACTACATTTAAAAGAAGACGTAGAAGTTCATCAACTAATAAAGCTGCTTTCCAAAAAGAGCAAGTTTCAAAAATGGCTGAATTACATCTAAGAAAATTGACTATTATCTTAGAAGCTTTAGATAGATCTAACACCATTATTGGCACAGAAACTTTATTATCTACTCTACTATCTGTTTTATCTGATTTAGAAACGCTTGATCTAGATGGTGGGTTACCAGTCCTTTACTGTCAAGAAACCTTATCATCTTGTATGATAAACTGTATCCATTCTCTGAAGAATTCAGGtgctaaaaaattatcaaatgcTAGAGCTGATATCTTAGTTTCCGCAATTAGAAATTCCTCATCAACTCAAGTCCAAAACAAACTGCTTTTAGTCGTTGGTGAATTGGCTTCCTTAGACACAGAAACTGTTTTACATTCAGTTATGCCAATTTTCACATTTATGGGGGCCCATAGTATTCGTCAAGATGATGAATTCACCACCCAAGTTGTCACAAGAACAATTGAAACTGTAATCCCAGCTTTATTAGATGGCAATAAATCCAATATCTCAGACGAAATTGAATTCTTGTTAATTAGTTTTACAACTGCTTTACAACATGTTCCAAAACATAGAAGAGTTAACCTATATTTCACATTAATAAAGTCATTAAATGCTACTAAGGCGATCGcaccatttttatttttgatatctCAACATTTTTCAACTAATACCAATACATTTAAGTTGGCTGAAGCAAAAACCATTGTCGAATTTACAAGATCATTTTTAACTAAATTTGATGTTACTGACCAATTAAATGGTATTTGCAAATATTTCgaaatttataaaactttaattgAAGCTCAGAAAAACGTAGACTTAAAATCATCATTAGAAAATCGTGCACTATTCACTAATggtatattaaatattcctACTAATGAATTTACTTCTTTACTTCAAAATggatttgattttattaacaaagttattcaagaaaatgaaagTGACTATTATGATGTACGTGGTAGTTTGAAATTGAGAATTTATTCTGTTTTATTAGATAGCAAACTTACTTCCGACTCAGTTACTTctatgaaaaatattttcagttCATTACTTGAATCTATTCTAAAGTTCATTAATAAAGCAAGCACTTTATTTACCTTTGACGCACTTACTGATGAAGAGGATTCCTACtctgataatgaaaatcgTGATACTAAGGATGATATTAAGCGTACTTTGTATAATATTCTgggtaatattttaaatttactaCCAATTGAAGAGTTTACTTCATCTGTTTTACCGCTACTATCCAGCATCGACAATATAGATATGAGATACCATCTAACATTAGTTATTAGTAATAAATTCgaatatgaaaatgaagatgcCGTACCATCTGCTAAAGTAACAATCACAAAACTCTTAGAAAGAATTTCATTAGAATCAGAAAATGTTAACATTCAACAAGtatctttaaatactaTTTCTAGTCTGATTTCTAAGTTTGATGGTAAGATTGAATTACCATTAGTAAATGATGTGTTATCAATGGGTATTAAGGGTTTAGCTACTGATAAGCctgaaataattatttcatcattaacAGCTATTACAAATTGTGTTCAACAATTGGGTGTCAagattatttctttttaccCAAAGATCGTTCCACAATCTTTGCAAATTTTTGCCAAATTGGAAAAGGATCAAAATGCTTACTTAAGagaacaacaacaattagCCATACTATTAATGCTAGCTTCTATGATCAGAAAACTTCCTAGCTTCTTACAGTCTAATCTATATGACCTAATGAAAGTCATTTTCCTTTCAGATGAAGTGAATACTCCAATTAGATTATCTATTATTTCACTAATTGCTGAAAATATGGACTTGAAAGAAGTCTTAAAAGTTTTGAACAAGATATGGAACGCTATTTTAAGTGATTCCACAGATTCAACTTCTATTTCTCTCTTCTTGAGTATGCTGGAATCAACTGTGGAATCCATTGACAAGAAATCTGCTACAATTCAATCTCCAgtctttttcaaattattattggcaTTATTCGAGTATAGATCCAAATCTTCCTTTGATACTAATACTATTAGCCGTATTGAAAGTACTGTCCACCAAATTGTTAATATCTAcgtattgaaattaaacGATAAGGTATTTAGACCATTATTTGCCATTTTGGTTAGATGGGCCTTTGATGGTGAAGGAGTTATCAATACTAATATAACTGAAATCGAGAGATTGACTGCATTCTACAGatttttttacaatttaCAAGACAATTTAAAGGGTATTATCACATCTTATTTCACCTATATTTTGGAACCAACtaaacaattattagataGATTTGTCAATAATACCACCGATGATATTAATCTAAGACGTTTAACATTAATGTCTGTAACctcatcttttaaatatgaCAAAGATGAATATTGGAAATCTACTTCTAGATTCGAACTAATATCcaaatctttaattgatcaattatctaatattgAACAATCCATTGGTAAATATTTAGTAAAAGCTATTAGTTCCTTGGCAACTAACAATAACGGTGTTGAAGGACATAACAAGATTATGCACAAACTATTAGTTGATCATATGAAGGCTACATGTTCATCTAATGAGAAATTATGGGCAGTCAGATGTTTCAAGATGATCTACACTAGAGTTGGTGAAAGTTGGTTACCATTATTACCTCAATTGGTACCTACGATTgctgaattattagaagatgaTAACGAAGAGGTAGAGCATGAGGTTAGAACTGGACTTGTTAAAGTTGTTGAAAATGTCCTTGGTGAACCATTTAGCCGATACTTGGATTAA
- the GMH1 gene encoding Gmh1p (similar to Saccharomyces cerevisiae GMH1 (YKR030W); ancestral locus Anc_1.252) yields the protein MSGLPVSIQDLETNRYHNSLPPVLRRLFKTPKNLDFETASWEMVHLIFKPRMAYRQFYYQRQTNKQWARDDPSFFLLQIGLLMASSLIWSIVYGHSVGGFFRMMLNMVVTDFFLFGFTVATIFWFVLNRPMFKFKSAVNSRVEWAYCFDVHCNAFLIIWVSIYFLQFLALPILNMENWFSLVVGNTLYCFAFAHYFILTFYGYSQLTFLKNISFILFPSLFFGVLYIISLVGINVASRLSFYKH from the coding sequence ATGTCTGGCCTACCAGTTTCTATTCAAGATTTGGAAACAAATCGTTATCATAATTCGCTCCCACCTGTTTTAAGAAGATTATTTAAGActccaaaaaatttagattttgAAACCGCAAGTTGGGAAATGGTACACTTGATATTCAAACCAAGAATGGCTTATAGACAATTCTATTACCAACGTCAAACCAATAAGCAATGGGCAAGAGATGATCCATCGTTCTTTCTACTTCAGATTGGATTATTAATGGCAAGTTCTTTAATATGGTCAATTGTTTACGGTCATTCTGTTGGCGGCTTTTTTAGAATGATGTTAAACATGGTTGTGAcagatttctttttatttggGTTTACAGTTGCTACTATATTTTGGTTTGTCTTAAACAGACCaatgtttaaatttaaatctgCTGTAAATTCAAGAGTTGAATGGGCATATTGTTTTGATGTTCATTGTAATGCATTTCTTATAATATGGGTTTCAATATActttttacaatttttagcattaccaatattaaatatggAAAATTGGTTTTCTTTAGTTGTGGGAAATACTTTATATTGCTTTGCATTTGCtcattatttcattttaacCTTTTATGGCTATAGCCAATTGacatttttaaagaatatcaGCTTCATTCTATTCCCTTCATTATTCTTTGGTGTTTTGTATATTATCAGTTTGGTTGGTATTAACGTTGCAAGTAGATTAAGTTTTTACAAGcattag